In Danaus plexippus chromosome 9 unlocalized genomic scaffold, MEX_DaPlex mxdp_26, whole genome shotgun sequence, the following proteins share a genomic window:
- the LOC116767341 gene encoding 23 kDa integral membrane protein-like — translation MEGCGMRCIKYLLVVFNGLFVIFGITIIAAACVDMGMIKGFAGMEGASGHETDVVLIVVGVLIIVVAAFGCFGAWKESPKLLYIFAGCLIIIILLELSVGIAAAALRPQIEGTMKTQLRASFIKNKSTREEDSTYREFWDRIQSSLECCGVTGPDNYVASEPRLNPSFSCCPPDGTDRADEIKRSDCISLSKYYQSGCEDKVLSTVHSAGMTVIVCGILFCFLEVTGIVLALWLAHTIKTQGKGRETA, via the exons ATCTTCGGCATCACAATAATTGCAGCGGCATGTGTCGACATGGGCATGATAAAGGGTTTTGCTGGGATGGAAGGTGCGTCAGGCCACGAGACGGATGTGGTCCTCATAGTGGTGGGAGTACTCATCATTGTTGTGGCCGCCTTTGGATGTTTCGGAGCCTGGAAGGAGAGCCCTAAGCTGTTATATATC TTCGCTGGATGCCTCATAATAATCATTCTTCTGGAACTTTCCGTGGGCATCGCGGCCGCAGCTCTTCGTCCTCAAATCGAGGGTACAATGAAAACCCAGCTCAGGGCCTCCTTCATTAAGAACAAATCCACTCGCGAAGAAGACTCCACCTACAGGGAGTTCTGGGACCGCATTCAGAGCAGC TTGGAATGTTGCGGAGTGACTGGTCCTGATAACTACGTGGCGTCCGAGCCTCGCCTCAATCCATCCTTCAGCTGCTGCCCCCCCGACGGCACAGATCGTGCTGATGAGATCAAACGCTCCGACTGTATCTCCCTGTCCAAGTACTACCAGAGCGGCTGCGAGGATAAAGTTCTTAGCACCGTCCACAGCGCTGGAATGACAGTCATCGTATGTGGAATTCTCTTCTGCTTCTTGGAG GTAACCGGCATAGTCTTAGCACTGTGGCTGGCCCACACCATCAAAACACAGGGCAAAGGTCGCGAGACGGCGTAG